A section of the Macadamia integrifolia cultivar HAES 741 chromosome 9, SCU_Mint_v3, whole genome shotgun sequence genome encodes:
- the LOC122088887 gene encoding superoxide dismutase [Cu-Zn] — MVKAVVVLSSSEGVSGTIYFTQEGDGPTTVTGSISGLKPGLHGFHVHALGDTTNGCMSTGPHFNPEGKLHGAPEDEERHAGDLGNITAGEDGTVTVNISDSQIPLSGPNSIVGRAVVVHTDPDDLGKGGHELSKSTGNAGGRIACGVIGLQG, encoded by the exons ATGGTGAAGGCTGTTGTCGTTCTGAGTAGCAGTGAGGGTGTCAGTGGCACCATCTACTTTACCCAAGAAGGAGATG gTCCAACTACTGTAACTGGAAGTATCTCTGGTCTTAAACCTGGTCTTCATGGCTTCCATGTCCATGCCCTTGGTGACACAACAAATGGTTGCATGTCAACTG GACCTCATTTTAATCCTGAAGGCAAGTTGCATGgtgctccagaagatgaggaacGTCATGCGGGTGACCTAGGGAATATCACTGCTGGTGAAGATG GTACTGTTACTGTCAACATTTCTGATAGTCAG ATTCCTCTCAGTGGACCAAATTCAATAGTTGGAAGGGCTGTTGTTGTCCATACTGATCCTGATGACCTTGGAAAGG GGGGACATGAACTCAGCAAAAGCACTGGAAACGCTGGTGGCAGAATAGCCTGTG GTGTTATTGGTCTTCAGGGTTAA